The sequence caattacaggaacactttacccctgtatttgccggaatggcagtgtgaaaggggcttatgtttGCGCGAATCATTTATGATCCAGCTTCacgttcatattttttattaatctttgcaaattgcctttcctaataatgtgctaattagctaGTTTCACGATGAATAtagctaaagtaaacagtccctcagagagcAGTTAGGAAGAGAGaggcggagtcagcagagctcattaacatttaaagaaaaatgctacaaaatggcaTGATCTGAAAAGAGagtaaaaaaggtgttttttttacactaccactgagaaattttaaccaaactatgttacagacttttcattaagaccctaaagaaacatatcaacttgtggaaaatgggcatcctatgacccctttaaaggtatagttcacttcTCTCTATCTttatctcgctctctttctctctcgttgTGGAACAGTACCATTCCTAAATGCGGTCCAAAGACGTCAAGGTTAAAAAAGGACGCAATAGTAGGCccactaaaaacataaaaacactggTTTATGCATGCTAAAGCAAATCTTCTGAAGCTCAGGATAACGAAAAtaccaatatttttgttgttgtcttataATGTACCTGTCCAGTGAATTGGTAAAAAAGTTTTGAACCTATTAAAGCCAATTCACAGACCTAAGTGAATAAAAGGACCAGCCTCAAATACCTGGATTAGCAGTGTGTTATTAGGCTATGTTGATGATGAGAGTTGTTTTTGGGGAACAACACCCTTgggaccaatcagaatcaagtattccagagagcagTGTAATAAagctcattataatcagtgatgctgtctatgTGACACGACAAACCCCTAAAAGGAAACAGTTCTGAAATAAACACTACTTCTGACAGAAAGGACAAATGAATTGGCAACAGTCACTTTGCCACATAGAGAGCTTACCTAAAAATAAACAGGTTagcatcaattactcaccctcatgtttttacaaacctgtatgaagtTCTGAATACAAAGTTTTTCTGTACattgaagatgttttgaagaatgtcgtcaatcaaacagttgctggtaaccattgatttccatagtatttttttcatcCTATGGAACTGTTTGTTTACTAGAGGCGTTTTTAGCCTTTCCACACTCCCCCATTAAAAAGTGTGCCCATACTTTAATACTCTTTTAATGCTGTTTTGGACATAAATCATCTCTACCTGACATTTACAAACTGCATGCACAATAAAGAGCTGCTCTGTCATTGACGACCTATAGAAGACATTTGCAAGTTTTGTTTTGGACTAATTTCCACCTCATCCAGTGCTTATTTTGTTTAGCTAACAAGTTCCACATTTTTGCCTGTTTAAACAATTAGATCATAATAGAGATTCAGTCAGGGTTCTTGCATTGCTAGCTCCGATTATAAACTGCTTACAGAAATCACACGACTTGATTGCTGAAATATTATCAGAGAAAATCATTTAGAGGTTGATATACATCAATCCCTTTGACACATAAGGATTTATCAACAGCATTTGAATAAGGCCCTAGTAAAAAAGGTCTAGCGACGCTATCATTGTAGCGGTGATGTGGACTTCCCCATTCTCACAGATTTTGAATGATTTAGGGTTATGGTAATACTAATCATCCTTGATGTGAACTGAAACAGAGCTGACAGGAAGAAACAGATTGGTCCATCAACAAATCATTCTGTGAATCGATCTGGTCAATATTTCTTTTTAACAAATATGATTCAAAGGAACAATCCATTCACAAATTGAACAACACCATActgtaaagcttaaaaaaagtggttccttttttttattttatggtgtttttacaatattttgaaGCTTTCAGCAGAtcgaataaatgtaaattaaatagtgGATGATCACCAATTAATGCTTCATTATTAACTACCCATGCTGTTACCCCAAAGGAAATCATATGACCCTGGTGTTTCTGTTCTTTTAGGTGGTTTTTTGGAAAGTTGAGCCGGGTTGAGGCATTGAGTCTCCTCATGTCAGCAGAAAATGTTAATGGATCCTTTCTTGTGCGAATCAGTGAGACTGACAGCATGAGCTTCGTActctcaggtgtgtttgtgtgtgtgtttgtgtgtgtgtttgtgtgtgtgtgttttttcgaCAGCCATTAGGGTGTTTGTTACAGCACACATTGGTATCTCTAAAAGGTACAATTTTAGACTGAAGTTCTGAATCTTGTCTCTTAGTGAAATCACAGGCCAAAGCAAAGCACTTCAAGATTTACCACACTAGTGGTCACTTCCATGTGAATCCAGCTCCTCAGTTTGCCAGTGTATTAGAGTTGGTGGAATATTATCAAACTCACCCACTCTCCACTTCGGATTTACTTAGAAAACCCTGCGTTCGGGTAAGATTCTCCTCTACTCTGCTTGTTTTTATAAGTATATCTCTCTTATGGTCCTCTTCTCTTTCAGTTTGGTCAAATGAGGAAGTGCTTTAAATAGTTCCTTTACTGTTATGAGAATGTCAACTTCATCGACATCAAGAAGCTCATTTTTTTCATTATCCTCCAATAAATATATATGCTGACAGTGTCTGATTGAAAAGCATCTAACCCAGTGAATATGTGAGGACAGTTCTCATAAAactaaatgtgtttgtagacTTCCTCCCTGACTCAACTGACTCATGTTTCTGTAGAAAATGCCGCGGGTTCTTCCACCCCCCTTAGTCGATGAGTGGGAGCTGCCTAAAGAACAATTTACTCTTGAGAAGATGCTCGGCGGGGGCCACTTTGCTGATGTTTACAGCGGCAGGTGGAAAAATCACACTAAAGTGGCCATCAAAATCCTCAAGAACAATGGTGAGCTCACAGCTAGAGTCTCCACAGAGCAGAGCCGAACActaatttatgcatttaccagaccctttaatccaaagcgacttgaagggtgcattcaggctaacattttttaactaacgtgttccctgggaatcgaacccacagccttgcgctgctaatgcaatgcagtGCTCtcccacttgagccacaggaacactcgAATGCAAAAGTTGCACAGCAAAATCATATAGGATCTAGCAGCATAAAtttacacactgcatgattttcaaAGTCACAAATTTTTTTCGATGTAACCTTCTGATCTAAGCAAAAGACTGTAGATGTACAGTCCCATTGACAACACAGGTTAATGCAGTGGATCAGAACCAGAGTCTCTGCAATCTACATGAGAGTTAATAAACATTCATGAAGACTATGCATTTCATAAATCTATGTCAGAAACAGAACAGACACTACCTTTTCTCAAGAGTTGTCATTCGATTAAAACCAGTTCAAAAAGTGCACAATACTCCAGACTGAACCTCCGGATCTGGAGTGCTCAGGAATTTCCCTCGGGGAAGGAACTGGACAAGCATGACATGGATGGGCAGTATGACAAAATTCATATTCAGATTTCATGCAAAAACCTGCCCCCGGGACATGAATACCCTACAGTTTTTACAACCACCATTTCACACACATTGCACACATTACAGTGTATTAATGTGCCGAGGCTGGACACGATGTAGGTCATGCTGAATGGCAGTGATCCTAAACATTACACTGGTTAATCTACAAACCAATACCTCAAGCAGAAAAACGGCATTTCAATCGCAATTCAGACCCTGACTTGCAATAATGTGGAATAAACACAACAGATACACTGCAATATACAAGTTTGTCTTGCTTGTCCATAAGAATCTCAAATTTAAATAGCACAAATGAACTCAGATATTACATACTATATAACGACATCCTTCTCACTCCATTTATAgatatgtttaaaacaagaaattttGCTGTGCAACTGTGAGAGCTTACTCTAATAAAACGaagtatatttttagaaatagtaatagaacaatactttttttttttataaatgcatccaTCTAATGTTTTTCTCTATCTTTATATAACGCAGATGCTCTTGTGCAGAAGGACTTTCAGATGGAGGTGCAGATCATGAAGCGCTTCCGTCACAGACACCTGATTTCTCTCTTCGCCGTCTGTACCTCCTCTGTCCCGTTTTACATCATCACCGAACTAATAGAGAAGGGAGACCTGCTGAATTTCCTAAAAAGTCAGTCACTGTCCCTTAGATACGTATGACTGAAGTCTCTTCACATCTTAATATTCTTCAAATGCATATGTTTTTCTTGTGAGTGTAATTATGCTCTCTCACTTCTTGATTTGCTCTGCCTCCTCCATCAGATCCAGAGGGTATGGCACTGGAAATGGAGTCTCTGATCGACATGGCAGCTCAAGTGGCAGATGGGATGGCATATTTAGAGGCACATAACAGTATTCATAGAGACCTTGCAGCAAGAAATGTTCTAGTTGGAGAGAGATATGTCTGCAAAATTGCTGATTTTGGCCTAGCTCGAATCATTAAGGTGAGCTAAAATGAAATGCTTTTATTGTGCAACACATGCTGCATGAAAATACATGCAGCAAGTTCCACATGTAATGCACATTATTTGCCGATGCAGTATGCAAACAAAGTAAAGTAGTATCTACAGCACCAGTAGATAACAGTGGTAACAGTATTCACCTGATCCTGTGAtatgaaatcatatttttgtttaCTATATATTATGATTCagaacaataatacattttacatcatTTAAATGTGCTCTTCATAACCAGAGAGGAAGTTGTCTTTTAACTCCTGCTTCTGAAGCTCTGTCCGTTTTATAGCCTTAGGTAGTGCAAAGTCATCcagtaatgaaataaaatagtcTTCATTCATATCTAGGAACCTATTTATATATCTGATGACAAGAAAATCCCATATAAATGGACTGCGCCGGAGGCTATAGGTTATGGTCGTTACTCAAGCAAATCTGATGTCTGGTCATTTGGGATTCTCCTTTATGAGATTGTCACATATGGAGCTGCACCATATCCAGGTCAGTTTCAAGATTTGAGATCGAGTTCTTATCATTTATACTATTGatcaattaataaatattgaattaCTAAAGTATTTGATACTGTACAAAATATTTATGGTTCACAAATGTATCTTAGTCGTTATCATTTGAATCTGTCTATTGAAGCCTTGTGCCGTGTTTTATAGGTGTCCGTAATTGTGATGTGTATGATCTGGTCACACGAGACAACTACAGAATGCCTTCGCCGCTTCACTGTCCGCAGGTCATTTATAGCATCATGCGATCTTGCTGGAAAGCAGAGCCAGAGGACCGTCCAACATTTAAGATTCTGAGGCATGAACTAGAAAACTATCAAGGCAACTGACCTTGAACATTTCATAAAGACAGATGTATCATACAATCAACTTGGATTAGTCCACCACATCAGGTTTCagataaagaggaagatgcacgtgtaaagcactttttttttaaagatttatttatgtttagaGCAATTATTGACTGAATTTATACAGAGTTATGCTACTGTTAATATGTTTTGTAATAAACGTTCTCAGGTATTGAAGTGCACCTTATAAATCTGTAATTGACAGTGTAGGGGCAAGttaaaatgtctgttttattattaatatgattttggaaaaaaatgtgtTGGATGCATGTTTACTTTTTGTATAttcctatatttttttatatgttttatatatgtttatatatttcataaacttCAGATGCAAATATGAAAGCAATATAGTGGAATATTTCATCATACAAGTGGAATTATAATTTTCAATAAGAAACTAGAATAATGTGTCAAAAGAACATATGTAAAATGCTATAAATCAACACAAAAACTTTATGCGATACTGAACAATACCATACAACACAGTCTGCTGAATGCATATTGTAATGCatagttattgtttgttttccTCATGCCAATCTTGAttgacaaataataaaaataataataatacttactttttaacatttttatccaaagtaaaGATCGCTATATCTGCAAACTCAAAGTGCTTGGgaattatttatataacagtgtttatttgttttggcaAGTGTCACattcataaaaatattcatataaaataattaatggagCTGGTAATGAGCTGATACATAGGGTCAAAATTGTTGAACATAGTAACTAAACCAATGAATCAGGCTTGTTCAATATGAAATGTCACCAGCAGATGGCGCCATTATAACAGTGCTGCGCTGTATCACGCAACCAAGATTAAtggtttacagtttttttcagtcgctaacaagcatttgtccaagcagttgtcacattttcaaaactctaaacacaattagcacagcatctgtctattgtggccataccattcacacatttcatgtcgttttcacacaatatggggtcattaaatacatttccacaatgcttacattttctgaacagacaagctataccttccaacaaaattatggatcgtttttgtagtatttacaaatgttaacacacaacatcccacaatagcaaaaacaatgttccaaaccttatatacagtataaaaacctctgcttctgcaatgatatcagttaaaaaacaatttatcttagctgatttatgttgtgtaaattaggccaaccacaactgattccaatctggcttagactcaatggcaggggttattttttagacaataaacttatacaataaaaggaggactttgaagagtgatgtttttggaaacagaaacagaaaaagagaaacactgtaatgtatggacgaggaagagtaagagcaagtggccaatgagaggagcaggagcagtgagaggagcagtgagaggagcaggagcagtgagagatgcagtgagaggagcaggagcagtgagaggagcaggagcagtgagaggagcagtgagagatgcagtgagaggagcaggagaagtgagaggagcaggagcagtgagaggagcaggagcagtgagaggagcaggagcagtgagaggagcagtgagaggagcaggagcagtgagaggagcaggagcagtgagcagtgagaggagcaggagcagtgagaggagcaggagaagtgagaggagcaggagcagtgagaggagcaggagcagtgagaggagcaggagcagtgagaggagcagtgagaggagcaggagcagtgagaggagcaggagcagtgagaggagcaggagaagtgagaggagcagtgagaggagcagtgagaggagcaggagcagtgagaggagcaggagcagtgagagaagcaggagcagtgagaggagcaggagcagtgagaggagcaggaacagtgagaggagcagtgagaggagcaggtgcagtgagaggtgcaggagcagtgagagatgcagtgagaggagcaggagaagtgagaaatgcagtgagaggagcaggagcagtgagaggagcagtgagagatgcaggagcagtgagatatgcagtgagagatgcagtgagaggagcagtgagagatgcagtgagaggagcaggagcagtgagaggagcagtgagagatgcagtgagaggagcaggagcagtgagaggagcagtgagaggagcagtgagagatgcagttagaggagcaggagcagtgagagatgctgtgagaggagcaggagcagtgagaggagcagtgagagatgcagtgagaggagcaggagcagtgagaggagcagtgagagatgcagtgagaggagcaggagcagtgagaggagcagtaagaggagcagtgagagatgcagtgagtggagcaggagcagtgagaggagcaggagcagtgagaggagcagtgagaggagcagtgagagatgcagtgagaggagcaggagcagtgagaggagcaggagcagtgagagattgtttttattttaaaccccccccccccctttttttatctgggctttttgctgttgttgttttatgttcagaatgctcttatgtgtttcattgatattttgttcactgtaagcaatactgtcgaacctgttctgttctatcataccgtgtttctactgtactgcctcctgcagtaaacagtaaagggaaaaattgctttttactggaatgcttttgaatgtgaacattactgtacatttggacatacagttccaaaccaagaaatttagtgtaaaacagtgaattgcatgttttgcatgcaaatacctgaaaaactgaaacataaaagtctatgcagttttagtaatgtcaacaatagccagtattttgaaacctggtgtactttgattgactgtatGTACCTTGTGAgatgaaaacaagtgttattctttgacagaataatttaattttgagtcagatttccagtgttttggtaaagttggtgtgtgcagagaaagatgtgttctattttgaaatgaagatttagtatatatttaacaaaatgtgtttttgagaagaaaattatccatttggccaattgtgttttgtaggtgtgagtctgtgttaagagtttagaaaaaatatctgaagtatggttaagcacttgttagcgattgaaaaaaactgtaatacggTTTTATTTAACTGCATGTCATTTACTTATAGCACGGATATAATTAAGCATGAAATAGCATAATTATTTCAGAGCATGTTAATCAAATGTATATGCTTATGTCATGAGGGAAAGTAGTATAATGGACAAGGCGTATCAACACTGACACCTTCATGCTTTCAGTTCAACAACAAACACCATGCACCTCTATGAGGGCTTTTCTATGACTCTGTTCTTAAGTTTAACGTATAAATAAGTTGTTCTCTCACATGCTAAAGTTTCAACAGTAATAATAACGACAAGAACTGCTAATGTTGGTTGTTTATCATTATTAGCAACATGATCCTGTTATTCCTTTTATCATAGTTATACATTTTAAGCATATGGTATTTCTTTATGGCAATACTATCAGAATGAAATGTACATAGCGTGATTAATAACTACTTAAGCTACTTTGGTTTACTATGATCTTTCCATTTTTAGCATAAGCAATATTCAAAACTGccaatttattaaaatacattactggtgaaatatttcaatttattttattttatttttttatatattttttggtctcTAATCTGTTATAGGTTTGAATTTCCACCCTGtgtttaatttaactaaaaatcCAGTTCCTTATGGCATCATCCTCCAGAAAGTGATTAATTTAACTTTGGTTGGGAAACAACTGTATATAGATAGACATCAGTAAATATCATCCatggattaaataaatatttatgtttttacattggaCGTTATGCTGACATGCACATGTCCGTCATGTATAGCTTTTTCCATTAAGTTCGGTTCTTTCCTGTTTGGCATCTTGCCATTGTCTAAATAGTGACTAAATTTTCTGAAGAAATTACatgtttgcataaaaaaatctaataaaggCTTTGTTGTATAGGCTACCTTAACAAACAGTTAAAAACTTAATGCAACAGGTATTCAGCTTTGCTGTGATGCTGGGTTTACGGTGACATGATCTCTTCAGGGAAAGCTGCTCTAGTTCTCGGTGTGAGTGATTTATGGTCAGCCATGCAGCAGGAGGATGTCCACACAGCTGCTCATGCGGTCCGAGCGTGATCAGCACTGGACACCCCAATAGCTCCTCCTATTCAAGACTCTTTTGCAGGCATGTCACATGACTTTCTGAAGTAGTCCTGTTTTTCTTACTAGAAGAATATAGGTCAAAGTGGAATAATGGCATGCAGGGGTTTTCTATAACCTCAAAAAGTTGGAACTTTGCAGAGACTGTTATTATTGAAATAATCAGAACACATAAAGGCAAAAAAGCAATTTAACAGATTTACAGACAGTAGAGTGTACTTCAATAAAGTGCATTTAAGAACAGTAGCATCCATGTGCAAGCTTGTCTCTTATGCAATGAATCTCTACTGGTATTTGTGAGGGCTGGAAAATATGTGTAGCAGCGCATAAGCGTCCCGACCTTTCCTTCATCCCAGTGTCTTTCTCAAATGGTCAGGAAAGCATATGGGTGTTCCTCAGGGTGGGACCTTCGACTCCTTAGCGAATAGTTTGTCAGTCCTCGAGCCTGAAGCAAAGGAGGGGTTTGATATAAAGCTGTCTCATCTGTGTTTGGACATGCATTATGATTCCAGGCTTTCCCTTCTTCAcaagatttaaaaacatttctggaaCATTTACACTGCCATTGGACTTTAAGGAGTTTTACACATGACAGACAGCCTACAAAAAGGCAAGGTCTACTTAAAGATAAAATCAAGACATATTGCATGGactttaaaacaacatttctaaTCATAGGAATATAAACAGcagcattattgtttttatatttgaagaaatgtaaaacaaaactttAAGCAGACTTCTCACACTTCTCTGTGTGTCTAATATGTTGGCTTGATACTAACCGAACAGGTCTCATTAATGGGTTGTTTTTCATAAATGTACTTTGTAGcttgtttctgtgttttgtttttttactgtggaTGAAGTTTAGCAGGGAAATATTCACAACTGTGATGActgttttcctcttcttttttgaTTCTCTTTATCTTTGGCAAGCTTTCTATCTCTTCTGCTTCTATTCttatgtctcttttttttctgtctaatACACCACACCCACCATATACATCAATTCACAAAGAAACtcttctgtatttttgtctttgaaAAACGCCTGGAGGAGTGATATGGATCTGTTTAAAAGAATGACACCCTTGTCCATTagcttttctgttttctgttgtatCTGTATTCAATTCCAGACGTCTCTGTTCACATACTAACCTTTCAAACGGGATCAAACGACAAGTTTTTCCTTCAATCCCTTGCTGTTTCACTCTTTAACATCATCAGAGTCTGCTGATGAAGCATAGTTCTCCCTGCTGTTATGCCATTGCAGATTAAACCTCCTTTACACAAAGGCTTTTGTGTTCAAGATCAATTTCGTGTTTCGTGGGGGATTAGTGATCATGAACAGTCTTGCGCTTAAAGGAGCCTTTACAAAAAAGCCTGTAATGTTTCTAAGAAAAGAAAGAGTAATGCAGGAGACTGCAGAGCTGTTGAGAATCATTGTATTCTGCATCAAAACAAGAGGACCAATATAGAGATCAAACTATGCACTTCTGGCTGGCTATATAGAGCAAAGTTCACTTCCATAATTAGCACCAGCCAGCTATGATCGCACATAGCTATGAAGCTATATATATGAGTGTTAGTGTGGAGgaagtggttttatttttagaGATGGAACAATATTTTGGTAGAGATCCTCTAACGCACCCTTAAGATTCAGAATGTGACAGAGATATGTCAGTCTAACAGTATTGCTGAATCAACAGACACCATTACAGTTTCAATTAAAACCAGTACAATTCCCAgtataaccagtaaaaccattacaaattctgtgatggtttctgttgggttttttttaattatgccaaGTAACACAAAGATGACCTCATTATTAGGCCTAGTGAATTCCCATCAAGCACAcaacaaactaacaaaacaaacgTTTACTCTCTTTCTGCAACTTACACTGATATCCTAGTACTGTACATGGTGACAAGTGACCGTCTATGTGTATGTCGCTGAATTATTCACTCGaccgattcattcaggaatgataCAAGTGACTccctttatgagtgagtcattgaattattcactcaactgCTTTGTTTGAAAAACTGACTCATTCAGAAATGATTACTAGAGCCGAATCAGTCGTATTTAGAAAGACATAAAAGACACTCGACTAGAACGTTTCATCTTTGTCTTTATGCTATTTCATTGtcactattaaaataatagtttaaactTCTAATTCCCTCTGTTCCCTACTCTTTTGACTGTGCTAGCAAAAACTGAAGTCTACTTTGGGCTTTTTATTACTGGCTTCCGTGACCCTACGGAGGACAAGCATATTGTGTTTACAATTTGAGCAAAACTGGGACAAAAGTCCTTTCTTTGACTTTTGACACACACGTGATTCATCTAtaatcaacatgttttttttgtttttttttgttttttttgtggagTCAACAAGTTTTTAAAGCATGATAAGAGTTTGTGTTTGTGGCTCATTCAGCACTGACCTTAACTCCTCCTTCTTTGCTGTATGTTTCCAGGTTCCAAAGAACACCCCACTTTCCAAGCATTTGGTTCTGTCATATTTAAAGGTAAAAGCTGACCATGACCACCGTAAATGCCCCCGTCTGTCTCCTTGCTCGGAATGAGTTTTATCGGAGTAAGTGCAGCACTATTTTTAGCTCTCCTCTGTTTAACCAGCTACAGGAAACGTGTTATTCTGACTATCTGCTAAAGCTCTGTTTGTGTCTCTTGAATGAACTTTTACCtgaatttgcagcacaaattgtTTCAGTTTTAGCCTTATCAACCAATGTAGTGATTGACTAATTTGTTGACCTAATAAAAATATAAGTCCCATTTCCAGAAATACACCTAGTCTGATTGCTTATACCATACTGAGTACTAAAAACATGTAAAGAAAtgccaaatatatttactgtaaataactaaaaatgtttcatattacatttaaaagatcTCGTTATCTTGACTAAAGTTACAGAAGCGATTacacattatgtatttatttatttttaaacacaacGCATGCCTAAGAGGATTTTCTCCGAGGGGCTTTGGTCAATTTAAGCTGTTTCTGtgtgtgattgtttttgtttgcAGGCATCTGCCCGACAGACAAAATGAAGGCAGTCAGCAGTCTTTCTGATAACTTAATGGAACCAAAGCAAAGACAAGTGACTGTCTGGGTGACCAAATCCAAGCACAACGGTATAGTATGAGTTAAACTGAGATCTGCCAATCTATACAGGTGTACATTTAGCCCTATTGACAACAAAACCATGAATTTCTGTCTTAATACAGGTTTAGGGCCTAAGAGTGATGGCTGGACAGTAAATGTGGTTTTAAAGAGTCCAGCATCCAGCGGAAGCTCTTCCAATCGACAAAGTCCTGCTGATCGTGTGGTGAAGTAGACAGAATAACATACAGagctctggaaaaaaaaacaaaaaaaaaaaacatgaatgtgcTTCTTATAAGTGCTGCTCCAATCATTattctattctttttctttcctttttttttcatgctagaGAATAATCCTTTTTAGTTTATACGCTATTGTTCAGACTCTTGGATTTATTAAGTCTCTTAAGCAATTTAAAAGAAGTGTATT is a genomic window of Carassius auratus strain Wakin chromosome 23, ASM336829v1, whole genome shotgun sequence containing:
- the LOC113041163 gene encoding protein-tyrosine kinase 6-like, coding for MGECLGTICPCLKTLWDRIYGPSPTDRETRMKTDRDSTSDGLGNTESDRYGQPASEPPPARKTATALYTALWDFEARDFQELSFKAGDMLEVVSSSGDWWSAKKIASHGRVATGFVPFNYLARVESVESQPWFFGKLSRVEALSLLMSAENVNGSFLVRISETDSMSFVLSVKSQAKAKHFKIYHTSGHFHVNPAPQFASVLELVEYYQTHPLSTSDLLRKPCVRKMPRVLPPPLVDEWELPKEQFTLEKMLGGGHFADVYSGRWKNHTKVAIKILKNNDALVQKDFQMEVQIMKRFRHRHLISLFAVCTSSVPFYIITELIEKGDLLNFLKNPEGMALEMESLIDMAAQVADGMAYLEAHNSIHRDLAARNVLVGERYVCKIADFGLARIIKEPIYISDDKKIPYKWTAPEAIGYGRYSSKSDVWSFGILLYEIVTYGAAPYPGVRNCDVYDLVTRDNYRMPSPLHCPQVIYSIMRSCWKAEPEDRPTFKILRHELENYQGN